From a single Labrenzia sp. PHM005 genomic region:
- a CDS encoding ComF family protein, producing the protein MARAGSEVLPDSLLVPVPLHWTRIWQRRFNQAAELARAISSIAGAEYAPTYLTRTQRTRQQVGLLAKERKRNVRRAFKVPENAQPAIVGRHVVLIDDVYTTGSTVSACTKVLKAAGARSVDVLTFAVADLTNHEDVGYSDW; encoded by the coding sequence ATGGCACGTGCTGGTAGTGAGGTGTTGCCGGACAGCCTGCTTGTTCCAGTTCCCCTGCATTGGACCCGCATTTGGCAAAGACGTTTCAATCAGGCAGCCGAGCTTGCACGAGCGATTTCGAGCATTGCCGGCGCAGAATATGCCCCAACTTATCTAACCCGCACCCAGCGGACACGCCAGCAAGTCGGTTTGCTCGCTAAGGAACGGAAACGGAATGTGCGGAGGGCTTTTAAAGTGCCGGAAAATGCGCAGCCGGCCATTGTTGGCCGGCACGTGGTTCTTATCGATGATGTGTATACCACTGGGTCTACGGTAAGTGCCTGTACAAAAGTTCTCAAAGCTGCCGGGGCAAGATCAGTCGATGTCCTGACTTTTGCGGTTGCAGACCTCACCAATCACGAAGACGTGGGATATTCTGATTGGTAG
- the grxC gene encoding glutaredoxin 3, giving the protein MPDVTIYTRQLCGFCTAAKRLLDKKGVSFKEHDATFDPELRQEMMQRSNGRSTFPQIFIGSKHVGGCDDLHDLERAGKLDQLLAS; this is encoded by the coding sequence ATGCCTGATGTGACGATTTATACCCGCCAGTTGTGTGGCTTCTGTACCGCTGCAAAGCGGCTTTTGGACAAAAAAGGTGTTTCCTTTAAAGAACACGATGCCACGTTTGATCCTGAACTGCGTCAAGAAATGATGCAGCGATCGAATGGCCGGTCAACATTCCCGCAGATCTTCATCGGCTCAAAACATGTCGGCGGTTGCGACGATTTGCATGATTTGGAGCGGGCGGGCAAACTGGATCAATTGCTTGCTTCATGA
- a CDS encoding carbon-nitrogen hydrolase family protein, protein MATFTAACIQLRSGKTVAENAVAAEQLIRQAAGDGAAYVQTPEMSNVLVRSRDELMDRIGPEETDPFLAMARRVAAELSIHLHLGSLAILKEGGNAANRAFLIGPNGDVQASYDKIHMFDVDLPNGESWRESATYDPGHDSTLVDLPFGRFGMAVCYDVRFPAIFREQAKRGAEVLTVPAAFTRQTGEAHWHVLQRARAIENGAYVISAAQGGLHEDGRETYGHSLIVDPWGQVIAELDHDAPGYVLATVDTENVAKARARIPAIANERGFACRLADGLKEIPA, encoded by the coding sequence ATGGCTACTTTTACGGCTGCGTGCATCCAGCTTCGGAGCGGAAAAACCGTTGCCGAGAATGCTGTGGCCGCTGAACAGCTGATCCGGCAAGCCGCAGGAGATGGGGCTGCCTATGTCCAAACGCCGGAAATGTCCAACGTCCTGGTGCGCAGCCGTGATGAATTGATGGACCGGATCGGGCCGGAGGAAACGGATCCATTTCTTGCGATGGCCCGCCGGGTTGCCGCGGAACTCTCGATACACCTCCACCTTGGTTCATTAGCCATTTTGAAGGAAGGTGGAAACGCCGCTAACCGTGCTTTTCTCATCGGTCCGAACGGAGATGTCCAGGCATCCTATGATAAGATCCATATGTTCGATGTAGATCTTCCAAACGGTGAGAGCTGGCGGGAGTCGGCGACCTACGATCCCGGACATGACAGTACTTTGGTGGACCTGCCATTCGGCCGCTTTGGGATGGCTGTGTGTTATGATGTGCGGTTCCCGGCGATCTTCCGAGAGCAGGCAAAACGTGGAGCTGAGGTGTTAACCGTACCTGCGGCTTTTACGCGGCAGACTGGTGAAGCCCATTGGCATGTGCTACAGCGCGCCCGCGCCATCGAAAATGGCGCCTATGTGATTTCTGCCGCTCAAGGCGGGTTGCATGAGGACGGACGGGAAACCTACGGGCACAGCCTCATAGTCGATCCCTGGGGGCAGGTGATCGCCGAATTGGACCATGATGCGCCTGGGTATGTACTTGCCACCGTCGATACAGAGAATGTTGCCAAGGCACGGGCACGCATTCCCGCTATTGCCAACGAGCGGGGTTTTGCTTGCAGGCTTGCTGACGGCCTGAAGGAGATACCGGCGTGA
- a CDS encoding DUF1178 family protein, with amino-acid sequence MIKYTLICDAPHTFEGWFRNSDDFDAQCARGLVMCPVCNSTDVKKGLMAPAVSTSRKKDAMVVPDISEPAPAPPAAAPAATPQVPAPASDVKPQASALMPNDVRQKEIVEALRLVRAKMTENSENVGSSFASEARKIHYGEAEERNIYGETSPKEAMDLLDEGISVLPLPDLPDDKN; translated from the coding sequence GTGATCAAATACACGCTCATTTGCGATGCGCCGCACACGTTTGAGGGGTGGTTCCGGAACTCGGACGACTTTGATGCGCAGTGCGCCCGCGGATTGGTCATGTGCCCGGTGTGCAACAGCACGGACGTCAAAAAGGGGTTGATGGCTCCGGCAGTGTCCACATCGCGGAAGAAGGACGCCATGGTGGTGCCTGATATCAGTGAACCTGCACCGGCTCCTCCTGCCGCCGCGCCAGCAGCCACCCCACAGGTTCCAGCTCCTGCCAGTGACGTTAAACCACAAGCTTCTGCACTGATGCCCAATGATGTGCGTCAGAAAGAGATTGTCGAGGCGTTGCGGCTGGTGCGCGCTAAAATGACAGAAAATTCTGAAAATGTTGGATCTTCTTTTGCCTCCGAGGCCCGCAAGATCCACTACGGCGAAGCTGAAGAACGGAATATATACGGTGAAACCTCACCGAAAGAAGCCATGGACCTTCTGGACGAAGGTATTTCGGTCCTGCCACTGCCTGACCTTCCCGACGATAAGAATTAG
- a CDS encoding alpha/beta fold hydrolase: MGDPIVFVPGLLCTEALFAPQIVAFADRPIMVANHREHDSIEKIAASILENAPERFTLAGLSMGGYIAMEILREAPHRVGKVALLDTNARPDTADQTERRKFMIKMTRERGFQKVPHLLYPGFVHESREEDADLKAIVVDMANDTGPEGFIRQQTALINRPDARPRLPEITCPALVLVGEGDRLTPLEISEEIHSLIPNSELAVIEGSGHLSTLEEPEKVTNTLRDFLSRP, from the coding sequence ATGGGTGATCCAATCGTTTTTGTACCGGGGCTGTTGTGCACCGAGGCCTTGTTTGCCCCGCAGATTGTTGCCTTCGCGGACAGGCCAATCATGGTCGCCAATCACCGTGAGCATGACAGTATCGAGAAAATCGCTGCCAGCATTTTAGAAAATGCGCCAGAGCGCTTCACCCTCGCCGGCCTGTCCATGGGTGGGTACATCGCCATGGAAATTCTGCGGGAAGCCCCACACCGGGTCGGCAAGGTGGCTCTCCTGGATACAAATGCGCGACCGGACACAGCCGATCAGACGGAACGCCGGAAATTCATGATCAAAATGACCCGGGAACGGGGCTTTCAGAAGGTTCCACATCTACTTTATCCGGGGTTTGTTCATGAAAGCCGGGAAGAGGATGCTGATCTGAAGGCGATCGTGGTCGATATGGCCAACGACACCGGACCTGAAGGCTTTATCCGCCAGCAGACCGCCTTGATTAACCGGCCGGATGCCCGGCCACGTCTTCCGGAAATCACCTGCCCAGCGCTGGTTCTGGTCGGTGAGGGCGACAGATTAACACCACTCGAGATTTCCGAGGAAATTCATTCCCTTATCCCAAATAGCGAGCTGGCCGTTATTGAGGGCAGCGGCCATCTATCGACGTTGGAAGAACCGGAGAAAGTGACCAACACATTGCGCGATTTCCTAAGCAGGCCGTAG
- the ubiG gene encoding bifunctional 2-polyprenyl-6-hydroxyphenol methylase/3-demethylubiquinol 3-O-methyltransferase UbiG, whose amino-acid sequence MTGTAKMTSGTIDSDEVARFSAMADEWWDPTGKFKPLHKFNPVRLAYIKQEVCRKFDRDPNAPDAFKGLRFLDIGCGGGLLSEPMARLGAEVIGADPSETNIEIARLHMKSSGLEIDYRAETAEGLADAGETFDVVLNMEVVEHVADVPLFLTATSRMVRPGGLMFVATINRTLKAYALAIVGAEYVLRWLPKGTHSYEKLVRPPEIEAPLNAAGLKIIDRSGVSFNPLTDTWSRSRDMDVNYMLLAERSEAS is encoded by the coding sequence ATGACAGGTACGGCAAAAATGACCAGCGGCACCATCGACAGCGACGAGGTTGCCCGTTTTTCCGCAATGGCCGACGAATGGTGGGATCCGACCGGCAAGTTCAAGCCGCTGCACAAATTCAATCCGGTCCGCCTTGCCTATATCAAACAGGAAGTCTGCAGGAAATTTGACCGGGACCCGAATGCGCCTGACGCCTTCAAAGGATTGCGTTTCCTGGACATCGGCTGTGGCGGAGGCCTGCTGAGTGAACCGATGGCCCGCCTCGGCGCCGAAGTCATTGGGGCCGACCCATCCGAAACCAACATCGAAATTGCCCGCCTTCACATGAAAAGTTCCGGGCTTGAAATCGACTACCGCGCGGAAACGGCCGAAGGGCTGGCAGATGCAGGCGAAACCTTCGATGTGGTTCTAAATATGGAAGTGGTCGAACATGTTGCCGATGTGCCGTTGTTCCTGACTGCTACCAGCCGCATGGTGCGTCCGGGCGGCTTGATGTTCGTTGCAACGATCAACCGGACCTTAAAAGCCTATGCTCTAGCGATTGTTGGCGCCGAGTACGTCCTGCGCTGGCTGCCAAAAGGCACGCATTCTTATGAAAAGCTTGTCCGGCCGCCGGAAATCGAAGCGCCTCTAAATGCCGCGGGGCTAAAAATCATTGACCGGTCCGGTGTCAGCTTTAATCCGCTGACGGACACTTGGAGCCGTTCGCGCGACATGGATGTCAATTACATGCTGCTTGCCGAGCGGTCCGAGGCCTCTTGA
- a CDS encoding aspartate kinase, whose translation MARLVLKFGGTSVADLDRIRNVARHVKREVDAGHQVAVVVSAMSGQTNKLVQFCREASPLHDAREYDAVVASGEQVTSGLLAIVLQDMGVNARSWQGWQVPIKTDENHGAARIREIDSEFLCERLGQGQVAVLAGFQGVAPDNRISTLGRGGSDTSAVAIAAAIKADRCDIYTDVDGVYTTDPRIVPQAQRLARVSFEEMLEMASLGAKVLQVRSVEMAMVHGVRTFVRSSFDDPEAPQTGEGNLPPGTLICDEDELVEQQVVTGIAYAKDEAQISIRDVADKPGVAQSVFGPLADANINVDMIVQNISPDGKTTDITFTVPEADYDRAQKVLNDNRKEIGFQNIEGATDVVKVSVIGIGMRSHAGVAAQCFSGLASKGINIRAITTSEIKISVLIDSAYAELAVRTLHSLYGLDG comes from the coding sequence ATGGCCCGACTGGTTTTAAAATTTGGCGGAACATCGGTTGCCGACCTTGATCGCATCCGGAATGTCGCCCGCCATGTCAAACGGGAAGTGGATGCCGGCCACCAGGTTGCGGTTGTTGTTTCGGCGATGTCCGGACAGACCAACAAGCTGGTACAGTTCTGCCGCGAAGCTTCACCGCTGCACGATGCCCGCGAGTATGACGCGGTCGTTGCTTCAGGCGAACAGGTGACGTCAGGCCTTTTGGCCATCGTTTTGCAAGATATGGGTGTCAACGCCCGATCTTGGCAAGGATGGCAGGTGCCGATCAAAACCGATGAAAATCACGGCGCTGCCCGGATCCGGGAAATCGACAGTGAGTTTTTGTGCGAACGCCTTGGACAAGGCCAGGTTGCCGTGCTTGCCGGATTCCAGGGTGTCGCGCCAGACAACCGGATTTCGACACTCGGCCGGGGCGGATCTGACACCAGCGCGGTTGCAATCGCGGCAGCCATCAAGGCGGACCGCTGCGATATCTACACCGATGTAGATGGTGTCTATACGACGGACCCGCGAATCGTACCTCAAGCTCAACGGCTGGCCCGCGTTTCCTTTGAAGAAATGCTCGAAATGGCCTCGCTTGGTGCCAAGGTTCTTCAAGTCCGGTCGGTCGAAATGGCCATGGTCCATGGTGTGCGCACGTTTGTGCGTTCCAGCTTCGACGACCCGGAAGCACCGCAGACCGGCGAAGGCAATCTTCCCCCAGGAACTCTTATTTGCGACGAGGACGAACTCGTGGAACAGCAAGTTGTCACCGGCATTGCATATGCCAAGGACGAAGCCCAGATCTCGATCCGTGATGTTGCGGACAAGCCGGGGGTGGCGCAGTCGGTCTTTGGACCGCTGGCCGATGCCAATATCAATGTTGATATGATCGTCCAGAACATCTCGCCGGACGGCAAGACAACCGATATCACGTTCACCGTGCCGGAAGCCGACTACGACCGCGCACAGAAAGTCCTGAATGACAATCGGAAAGAAATCGGTTTTCAGAACATTGAAGGCGCAACCGATGTTGTGAAAGTGTCGGTTATTGGGATCGGTATGCGCTCGCATGCCGGTGTGGCTGCTCAGTGTTTCAGCGGTTTGGCGAGCAAAGGCATCAACATCCGTGCGATCACCACTTCCGAGATTAAGATCTCCGTTCTGATCGATTCCGCCTACGCAGAACTTGCAGTGCGGACTCTCCATTCGCTATACGGATTGGACGGATAA
- the ptsP gene encoding phosphoenolpyruvate--protein phosphotransferase gives MRNNLAGPRLLLRRLREVMAEPIKAQERLDKIVVLIASNVVAEVCSVYILRADGVLELYATEGLKREAVHNASLRVGEGLVGLIAAEARPLNLPNASAHPGFAYLPETGEEAYNSFLGVPILRAGRTLGVLVVQNKSHRTYLEDEVEALQTTAMIIAEMVAAGELEAIAQKDTGLDLSRPITASGICLAEGVGLGHVVLHEPRVVVTNLIAEDADKEKRRLDGAINRLRLSIDDLLASGEIAATGEHREVLEAYRMFAYDRGWIRKIEEAIRNGLTAEAAVEKVQSDTRARMLRQTDPYLRERLHDLDDLAHRLIRELMGREHGPGLEELPQDAIIVGRNMGAAELLDYGRDRIRGLVLEEGGPTSHVTIVARALGIPTVGLVEDIVSLADGGDAIIVDGDSGEVHLRPAADLENAYAEKVRFRARRQAQYRRLRNKPSVTKDGVEIALQMNAGLLVDLPHLEESGAAGIGLFRTELQFMVASSFPRMREQEAQYSQVLDATGGKPVTFRSLDIGGDKVLPYLRSILEENPAMGWRALRLGLDRPGLLRTQIRALLHAAAGRDLKLMFPMVVEVAEFLDARALVEKELKHLRRHGHPVPETVRLGVMVEVPSLLFQLDELLGHVDFISVGSNDLFQFFCAVDRGNTRVAGRFDPLSPPFLRALKMIVDAADKAHVPVTLCGEMAGNSLSAMALIGLGYRNLSMSPASLGPVKAMLRTLDASRLRARLLPRMEPEHRDSNIRAFLTRYAEEMDVAL, from the coding sequence ATGCGGAACAACCTTGCAGGACCACGCCTATTGCTCCGCCGGCTCCGGGAAGTCATGGCGGAGCCGATCAAGGCGCAAGAACGGCTCGACAAGATCGTCGTCCTGATCGCGTCGAATGTCGTCGCCGAAGTTTGTTCTGTTTACATTCTGCGGGCTGATGGCGTTCTGGAGCTCTATGCAACAGAAGGTTTGAAGCGCGAAGCGGTTCACAATGCGTCGCTCCGGGTTGGCGAAGGCCTTGTGGGCCTGATCGCTGCTGAAGCTCGTCCGCTCAACCTGCCAAATGCTAGCGCGCATCCAGGCTTTGCCTATCTGCCAGAGACCGGCGAAGAAGCTTACAATTCTTTCCTCGGTGTTCCGATTCTTAGGGCCGGGCGCACGCTTGGTGTTCTGGTTGTTCAGAACAAATCCCACCGGACCTACCTCGAAGACGAAGTTGAAGCCCTGCAGACCACCGCAATGATTATTGCGGAAATGGTGGCAGCTGGGGAACTCGAGGCGATTGCCCAGAAAGATACCGGTCTCGATCTGTCGCGCCCAATCACGGCATCGGGCATTTGTTTGGCAGAGGGCGTCGGGCTTGGTCATGTGGTTCTGCACGAGCCACGCGTTGTCGTTACCAATCTGATCGCTGAAGATGCCGATAAGGAAAAACGGCGGTTGGACGGAGCGATAAACCGGCTGCGTCTTTCCATCGATGATCTTCTGGCCAGCGGCGAAATCGCGGCAACGGGTGAGCACCGCGAAGTGCTGGAAGCCTATCGGATGTTCGCCTACGACCGGGGCTGGATCCGCAAGATTGAAGAAGCGATCCGAAACGGCCTGACTGCGGAAGCGGCCGTAGAAAAAGTTCAAAGCGATACCCGCGCCCGGATGCTGCGCCAAACGGATCCGTATTTGCGCGAGCGGCTGCACGATCTGGATGATCTGGCGCACCGGTTGATCCGCGAACTTATGGGCCGTGAGCACGGGCCAGGTCTCGAAGAACTTCCACAAGATGCGATCATCGTTGGTCGCAACATGGGTGCGGCCGAGCTGCTGGATTATGGCCGCGATCGGATTCGTGGCCTGGTTCTGGAAGAAGGCGGACCGACCAGCCACGTGACAATCGTTGCGCGGGCACTTGGAATTCCGACTGTTGGTCTGGTTGAAGACATCGTCAGCCTCGCGGATGGCGGTGATGCCATCATTGTGGATGGCGACAGTGGTGAAGTGCATCTGCGGCCGGCTGCCGATCTCGAAAACGCCTACGCCGAAAAGGTCCGTTTTCGCGCAAGGCGCCAGGCTCAATACCGTCGGCTGCGCAACAAGCCCTCTGTTACCAAAGATGGTGTCGAGATTGCTTTGCAGATGAATGCAGGATTGCTGGTCGACCTGCCGCATCTGGAAGAATCGGGTGCCGCCGGGATAGGCCTGTTCCGCACAGAACTCCAGTTCATGGTCGCCTCGTCTTTCCCGCGCATGCGTGAGCAGGAGGCGCAGTACTCTCAAGTTTTGGATGCGACCGGCGGTAAGCCGGTGACCTTCCGGTCTCTCGATATTGGCGGCGACAAGGTGCTGCCTTACTTGAGGTCAATCCTGGAAGAAAACCCAGCCATGGGCTGGCGGGCGCTGCGCCTTGGGCTGGACCGTCCGGGCCTCCTGCGCACTCAAATTCGGGCGCTGCTTCATGCCGCTGCGGGCCGGGATCTGAAACTCATGTTCCCGATGGTGGTTGAAGTGGCCGAGTTCCTCGATGCGCGTGCGCTCGTTGAAAAGGAACTCAAGCATTTGCGCCGCCATGGCCATCCGGTGCCTGAAACAGTGCGTCTTGGTGTGATGGTTGAAGTGCCATCCCTGCTGTTTCAACTGGATGAACTTCTGGGCCACGTGGACTTCATTTCCGTGGGCTCCAACGATCTGTTCCAATTCTTTTGCGCCGTCGACCGGGGCAACACTCGTGTAGCTGGCCGTTTTGATCCATTAAGCCCTCCTTTCCTCAGGGCCTTGAAAATGATCGTTGATGCGGCAGATAAAGCACATGTTCCAGTCACACTTTGTGGCGAGATGGCGGGCAATTCGCTGTCGGCCATGGCCTTGATTGGTTTGGGATACAGAAACCTCTCAATGTCGCCGGCGTCTCTTGGTCCTGTCAAAGCCATGTTGCGCACACTTGATGCCAGCCGGCTCAGGGCGCGGTTGTTGCCGCGTATGGAGCCGGAACATCGCGACAGCAATATCAGGGCCTTTTTGACCCGGTATGCTGAAGAAATGGACGTCGCTCTTTAG
- the prfA gene encoding peptide chain release factor 1: MLARHKLDNLLDRFAELEHMMSANPDPTAYVKLSREYAGLEPLVMKIRALVKAEEDLKGATDLIDDPETDAEMRELAELERDELSESVEQLTQDVRIGLLPKDEADTNDAILEVRAGTGGDEAALFAGDLFRMYQRYAELQGWKVEILSASEGEVGGFKEIIASVTGENVFARMKFESGVHRVQRVPATESGGRIHTSAATVAVLPQAEDVDVDVQDSDLRIDTFRASGAGGQHVNTTDSAVRITHLPTGIVVAVQDERSQHKNKARAMQLLRARIYDEERERAASERTEARRLQVGSGDRSERIRTYNFPQGRVTDHRIGLTLYKLDQIIAGEGLGEVIEALILDHQANLLASEDS; this comes from the coding sequence ATGCTGGCGCGTCATAAACTCGATAATTTGCTGGACCGGTTTGCCGAACTTGAACATATGATGTCGGCAAATCCCGATCCAACTGCCTATGTCAAACTCTCGCGGGAATATGCCGGGCTTGAGCCGCTGGTGATGAAAATCCGTGCCTTGGTCAAGGCGGAAGAGGATCTCAAAGGCGCAACCGATTTGATCGACGATCCGGAGACGGATGCCGAAATGCGCGAGCTGGCTGAGCTGGAACGCGATGAATTGTCGGAAAGCGTCGAGCAGCTAACACAAGATGTGCGCATTGGCCTGTTGCCGAAAGATGAAGCCGACACCAACGATGCGATCCTGGAAGTGCGGGCTGGAACGGGCGGCGATGAAGCTGCTCTATTTGCTGGTGATCTTTTCCGGATGTATCAGCGGTACGCCGAATTGCAGGGTTGGAAAGTAGAAATCCTGTCAGCCAGTGAGGGAGAAGTCGGCGGGTTTAAGGAAATCATCGCCTCGGTAACAGGCGAAAACGTATTTGCCCGGATGAAGTTCGAATCCGGCGTCCATCGGGTTCAACGGGTGCCGGCAACTGAATCCGGCGGTCGAATCCATACCTCTGCGGCGACGGTTGCTGTACTGCCGCAGGCTGAAGACGTTGATGTTGATGTTCAAGACAGTGATCTGCGGATTGATACGTTCCGGGCGTCCGGTGCTGGTGGCCAGCACGTCAACACAACCGATTCTGCCGTGCGGATTACCCATCTACCAACTGGAATTGTCGTGGCGGTTCAAGATGAGCGCTCACAGCACAAGAATAAGGCGCGGGCCATGCAGCTTTTGCGGGCGCGGATCTATGATGAGGAACGCGAGCGGGCCGCAAGCGAGCGGACAGAAGCGCGCCGGCTTCAGGTCGGGTCCGGGGACCGGTCAGAGCGGATTAGGACTTACAATTTCCCTCAAGGCCGCGTTACCGACCATCGTATCGGACTGACCCTTTATAAGCTCGATCAGATCATAGCGGGCGAGGGTCTTGGTGAGGTGATTGAAGCCTTGATCCTCGATCATCAGGCTAATCTTTTGGCATCAGAAGACAGCTAA
- the prmC gene encoding peptide chain release factor N(5)-glutamine methyltransferase produces the protein MKVGMLYRQVRDQFRSADLETPDLDAKLLVSAALGTTVSNLLLMDLDEAPEASALKALEFSTERLGGMPVGRILGEREFYGRSFKLNHATLEPRPDTETLIDTVLRQCNPDQPLKMCDIGTGTGAIAVTLLAELPKAQMVAVDISTDALECAAANAKSNGVGDRFLPVRADYADPLQEGFDWVVSNPPYIRTQVLDELSAEVTKHDPNLALDGGADGLDAYRRIVARAAVILVPGGRIALEIGYDQASELKNQLRHHGFEAIDIIQDLGGRDRVATARRV, from the coding sequence ATGAAGGTTGGAATGCTCTACCGGCAGGTCCGCGATCAATTTCGGTCTGCCGACTTGGAGACACCGGATCTGGATGCAAAGCTCCTGGTGAGTGCGGCTCTTGGGACGACCGTGTCCAATCTTCTCTTGATGGACCTGGATGAGGCTCCTGAGGCCAGCGCACTTAAGGCACTGGAGTTTTCCACGGAACGGCTTGGTGGCATGCCCGTCGGCCGCATACTTGGTGAACGGGAGTTTTATGGCCGCTCTTTCAAACTCAATCACGCGACTTTAGAGCCACGGCCGGATACCGAAACGTTGATCGATACCGTTTTGCGTCAGTGCAACCCTGATCAACCTCTTAAGATGTGCGATATCGGCACCGGCACAGGCGCCATCGCTGTGACCCTTCTGGCCGAACTGCCGAAGGCACAGATGGTCGCCGTCGATATTTCTACCGACGCGCTCGAATGTGCTGCGGCAAATGCCAAGAGCAATGGAGTTGGTGACCGGTTTTTGCCGGTGCGCGCAGATTATGCAGATCCTCTTCAGGAAGGCTTCGACTGGGTCGTCAGCAACCCGCCTTACATTCGCACACAAGTCCTCGATGAGCTCTCGGCTGAGGTTACAAAACATGATCCGAATCTGGCGCTCGATGGTGGCGCGGACGGGCTGGACGCTTATCGGCGGATCGTTGCGCGCGCTGCAGTGATTCTTGTGCCTGGAGGGCGTATCGCACTCGAGATCGGCTATGATCAGGCGAGTGAGTTGAAAAACCAGCTGCGTCATCATGGCTTTGAGGCGATTGATATCATTCAAGATCTTGGCGGGCGTGACCGTGTTGCAACAGCTCGCAGGGTTTAA
- a CDS encoding DUF4167 domain-containing protein, which translates to MRPGNQSNKRMRGRGRKGPNPLTRTYESNGPDVKIRGTAMHIAEKYQQLARDAQASGDRVMSENYNQHAEHYLRIVAAAQPPQQQSAQPAARNETDDNQEQAAASSPAAANGAEQAAQTPADAAVVDGDAPQPFIDNMPVIDQEGQVNGAAKASDGETAEADEKPRRRTRTPRARAPKKAAVETSAETDAAADGAPAVEAAEEAPKPRRRTTRPRRTKAAEETPAEAVPASE; encoded by the coding sequence ATGAGACCAGGAAATCAAAGCAATAAGCGTATGCGCGGACGGGGCCGCAAAGGACCTAATCCGCTAACCCGGACATATGAATCCAACGGTCCTGATGTGAAAATCCGCGGCACAGCGATGCATATTGCGGAGAAGTATCAGCAGCTTGCCCGGGATGCTCAGGCATCGGGCGATCGGGTGATGTCTGAAAATTATAATCAGCACGCAGAACATTATCTTCGGATCGTCGCTGCTGCACAGCCGCCGCAGCAACAGTCAGCTCAACCAGCTGCGCGCAACGAAACGGATGATAATCAGGAGCAGGCTGCCGCAAGCAGCCCGGCTGCTGCCAATGGCGCTGAGCAGGCAGCTCAAACTCCTGCTGATGCCGCTGTAGTTGATGGTGATGCTCCGCAGCCATTTATCGACAACATGCCGGTGATCGACCAGGAAGGTCAGGTGAACGGGGCTGCGAAAGCATCGGATGGTGAGACGGCGGAGGCGGACGAAAAACCGCGCCGGCGGACGAGAACTCCGCGGGCCCGCGCACCGAAGAAAGCTGCTGTCGAAACATCCGCTGAAACGGATGCTGCAGCAGACGGTGCTCCGGCTGTCGAGGCTGCCGAAGAGGCGCCAAAACCACGCCGGCGGACCACGCGTCCGCGGCGAACCAAAGCGGCAGAGGAAACTCCTGCGGAAGCTGTTCCTGCCAGCGAGTAA